From Cellulosimicrobium cellulans, the proteins below share one genomic window:
- a CDS encoding ABC-F family ATP-binding cassette domain-containing protein, which produces MGHLDLSDVTYHLPDGRTLLDGVSLRVADGARVALVGPNGVGKSTLLRIVTGDVAPHGGAVVRSGGLGVMRQDVGRIDDDRTVRDLLVELAPAAVRDAAVELAAAEHDIMLVDDEPAQLRYAQALVDWADVGGYDAETAWDEVTDEVLSVPFEKAQWRDVRTLSGGEQKRLALTALLRGPEEVLLLDEPDNHLDVPTKRWLEERLVASPKTVLYVSHDRELLSRTATQVATLEPTPGGGTVWVHGGGFATYAQARADRRERLAELARRWDEEHAKLRELVLTLKTKAAFNDGLASRYQAARTRLRKFEEAGRPEVLAREQRVTVRLAGGRTAKRAVTCQALELTGLMRPFDLEVFFGERVAVLGSNGSGKSHFLRLLAAGGSDPEPGVVPDAATSDGVRPDPVAHTGRAVLGSRVRPGWFAQNHDHPELRGRTLLEILHRGDGHRAGMGREGASRALDRYELVGQAEQRFETLSGGQQARFQILLLELDGATLLLLDEPTDNLDLHSAEALETGLAAFEGTVLAVTHDRWFARGFDRYLVFREDGEVVEAPEPVWDVDRVQRAR; this is translated from the coding sequence GTGGGACACCTCGACCTCAGCGACGTCACGTATCACCTGCCCGACGGCCGCACGCTCCTGGACGGCGTGAGCCTGCGCGTCGCGGACGGCGCGCGGGTCGCCCTCGTGGGACCGAACGGCGTCGGCAAGTCGACGCTCCTGCGCATCGTGACGGGCGACGTCGCGCCGCACGGCGGGGCGGTCGTGCGCAGCGGCGGCCTCGGGGTCATGCGGCAGGACGTGGGGCGCATCGACGACGACCGCACCGTGCGCGACCTGCTCGTGGAGCTCGCGCCCGCCGCGGTGCGGGACGCGGCGGTCGAGCTCGCCGCGGCCGAGCACGACATCATGCTGGTCGACGACGAGCCCGCCCAGCTCCGGTACGCGCAGGCGCTCGTCGACTGGGCCGACGTCGGGGGCTACGACGCCGAGACGGCGTGGGACGAGGTGACCGACGAGGTCTTGTCCGTCCCGTTCGAGAAGGCGCAGTGGCGCGACGTGCGCACGCTGTCCGGCGGTGAGCAGAAGCGTCTGGCGCTCACGGCGCTGCTCCGCGGGCCCGAGGAGGTCCTGCTGCTCGACGAGCCGGACAACCACCTCGACGTGCCGACGAAGCGCTGGCTCGAGGAGCGGCTCGTCGCGTCGCCCAAGACGGTCCTCTACGTCTCGCACGACCGCGAGCTGCTGTCCCGCACGGCGACGCAGGTCGCGACGCTCGAGCCGACGCCGGGCGGCGGGACCGTCTGGGTGCACGGCGGCGGGTTCGCGACCTACGCGCAGGCGCGCGCCGACCGGCGCGAGCGCCTGGCCGAGCTCGCGCGGCGGTGGGACGAGGAGCACGCGAAGCTCCGCGAGCTGGTGCTCACCCTCAAGACGAAGGCGGCCTTCAACGACGGGCTCGCGAGCCGGTACCAGGCCGCGCGCACGCGCCTGCGGAAGTTCGAGGAGGCGGGGCGTCCCGAGGTGCTCGCGCGCGAGCAGCGCGTCACCGTGCGGCTCGCGGGCGGTCGCACCGCGAAGCGTGCCGTGACGTGCCAGGCGCTCGAGCTGACCGGGCTCATGCGGCCGTTCGACCTCGAGGTGTTCTTCGGGGAGCGCGTCGCGGTGCTGGGCTCCAACGGGTCGGGCAAGTCGCACTTCCTGCGGCTCCTCGCCGCCGGCGGGAGCGACCCCGAGCCCGGGGTGGTGCCCGACGCCGCGACGTCCGACGGGGTCCGGCCCGACCCCGTGGCGCACACGGGTCGCGCGGTGCTCGGCTCCCGGGTCCGGCCGGGCTGGTTCGCGCAGAACCACGACCACCCGGAGCTGCGTGGGCGCACCCTCCTGGAGATCCTCCACCGGGGAGACGGGCATCGGGCCGGGATGGGACGCGAGGGCGCGAGCCGCGCGCTCGACCGGTACGAGCTGGTCGGCCAGGCGGAGCAGCGCTTCGAGACGCTCTCGGGCGGGCAGCAGGCGCGGTTCCAGATCCTCCTGCTCGAGCTCGACGGCGCGACCCTGCTCCTGCTCGACGAGCCGACGGACAACCTCGACCTGCACTCGGCGGAGGCGCTCGAGACCGGCCTCGCCGCGTTCGAGGGCACCGTGCTCGCGGTGACGCACGACCGGTGGTTCGCGCGCGGGTTCGACCGGTATCTCGTGTTCCGCGAGGACGGGGAGGTCGTCGAGGCTCCGGAGCCGGTCTGGGACGTCGATCGGGTGCAGCGGGCGCGGTAG
- the trhO gene encoding oxygen-dependent tRNA uridine(34) hydroxylase TrhO: MAVHKIVLFYAFTPLPDPRAVQLWQRALGERWNLTGRVIVAEHGINATLGGTVEDLKQYVKTTRQYPGFADIDVKWSDGTGRDFPRLSVKVRPELVAFGVPDEVVVDEHGVVGGGARLSPQALHDLVAERGDDVVMFDGRNAFEAEIGRFRGAVVPDVATTRDVVAEIDSGRYDDLKQRPVVTYCTGGVRCEVLSALLTARGFEEVYQLDGGVVRYGEAFGSQGLWDGSLYVFDERMHVELGPGSTPLGACTGCGAATAKYENCADPSCRTLRLYCPDCVHVARSTRCETCVAERPASGLASRPAALTGGLPRG, encoded by the coding sequence ATGGCCGTCCACAAGATCGTGCTCTTCTACGCCTTCACGCCGTTGCCGGACCCCCGTGCGGTGCAGCTCTGGCAGCGGGCGCTGGGGGAGCGCTGGAACCTCACGGGGCGCGTGATCGTCGCGGAGCACGGGATCAACGCGACGCTGGGCGGGACGGTCGAGGACCTCAAGCAGTACGTGAAGACGACCCGGCAGTACCCCGGCTTCGCGGACATCGACGTCAAGTGGTCCGACGGCACGGGTCGGGACTTCCCGCGCCTGTCCGTGAAGGTGCGCCCCGAGCTCGTGGCGTTCGGCGTCCCCGACGAGGTCGTGGTCGACGAGCACGGCGTCGTGGGAGGCGGGGCCCGGCTGAGCCCCCAGGCCCTGCACGACCTCGTGGCGGAGCGCGGCGACGACGTCGTGATGTTCGACGGCCGGAACGCGTTCGAGGCGGAGATCGGGCGCTTCCGCGGGGCGGTCGTCCCGGACGTCGCCACGACGCGCGACGTCGTCGCCGAGATCGACTCGGGCCGCTACGACGACCTCAAGCAGCGGCCGGTCGTCACGTACTGCACCGGGGGCGTGCGGTGCGAGGTGCTGTCCGCGCTCCTGACCGCCCGCGGCTTCGAGGAGGTGTACCAGCTCGACGGCGGCGTCGTGCGCTACGGCGAGGCGTTCGGGTCGCAGGGGCTGTGGGACGGCTCGCTGTACGTGTTCGACGAGCGCATGCACGTCGAGCTCGGCCCGGGGTCGACCCCGCTCGGCGCGTGCACGGGATGCGGGGCGGCGACGGCGAAGTACGAGAACTGCGCCGATCCGAGCTGTCGGACGCTGCGCCTGTACTGCCCGGACTGCGTGCACGTCGCGCGCTCGACGCGATGCGAGACGTGCGTGGCGGAGCGTCCAGCCTCCGGCCTCGCCTCCCGTCCGGCCGCTTTGACCGGTGGGCTGCCTCGCGGGTAG